From Arcticibacter tournemirensis, one genomic window encodes:
- a CDS encoding sensor histidine kinase: protein MKPLFRTILFLAALVAFFACNQERSASGGTSDTLSRRIEALENVKARPSNYDSLLREGIRLDKNPYVKKDTVLATKVKYHLARIYGMQGLDSAGFFVGQALELIEPTAGNLKMKALVYNGMGNIRSMEAKEKEAAYYYNKAAAIVLSDSTVGLSAEARSAILLSAAQSNLDAFQYDLAEKMNRAALPLSDSVVEGHVVKQRVLVQLIQTLNKRHKSPGSLLPYLRRLEALHVRNPGDYNASYLYESKILYFESAGRKDSLLHYQLLKMQADVELYHSKKTSIFVNNLFVDYCNVAWDYTELRRPASAIKYIGEADRLRKKHPGVIFADNDVIYQKTLAALYQLQGKHNAAISALKQVAHLQEDIYQTQNAQTIAEMNALYQLQAKDRSIHALNENIQINKLQLQQNRLWLVVSVLGVVSLGMTLLFLFYSFRQRRLREEKEKLLLQQKLLRTQMEPHFIFNTLSAVQSFVRLDKKEDAIKYLSRFSRLLRSSLELSREDLVPLSEEIDTLENYLSLQQMRSEDAFTYRIMPPQEQDLSAIMLPPMLIQPYVENAILHGIDLHTGEGNIDIRLQIEEEILIVSITDSGKIQMEDSRRSHRSLSGIISRERIQLLGRKASVQAAKDAGGSGTVVTLKIPVADA, encoded by the coding sequence ATGAAGCCGTTGTTCCGAACCATTCTTTTTTTAGCCGCCCTTGTGGCGTTTTTTGCGTGCAACCAGGAACGCAGCGCCTCCGGCGGAACATCGGATACTCTTTCCAGGCGGATAGAGGCGCTGGAAAATGTAAAGGCCCGCCCGTCAAATTACGATTCGCTGCTGAGAGAGGGAATACGGCTCGACAAAAACCCATACGTAAAAAAAGATACGGTACTTGCCACAAAGGTAAAATATCATTTAGCACGTATATATGGCATGCAAGGGCTGGATTCTGCCGGCTTTTTTGTAGGACAGGCACTTGAGCTGATAGAACCCACTGCAGGCAATCTGAAAATGAAGGCGCTTGTGTACAATGGCATGGGCAATATTCGCAGTATGGAGGCAAAAGAAAAGGAGGCGGCTTATTATTATAATAAGGCTGCAGCTATTGTATTGTCTGATTCTACTGTAGGACTGTCTGCCGAAGCAAGGTCAGCTATCTTACTGTCTGCAGCACAGAGTAACCTGGATGCCTTTCAATATGACCTTGCCGAGAAAATGAACCGCGCCGCTTTGCCTCTTTCTGATTCCGTTGTCGAAGGACATGTTGTGAAACAACGGGTATTAGTGCAGCTGATACAAACGCTGAATAAACGGCATAAGTCTCCTGGCAGCCTTCTGCCTTATCTACGGAGGTTAGAAGCGCTTCACGTTAGGAATCCCGGTGATTACAACGCAAGCTACCTCTATGAATCTAAAATATTGTATTTTGAATCGGCAGGGAGGAAAGATTCATTGCTGCACTATCAGTTGTTAAAGATGCAGGCAGATGTCGAACTTTACCATTCTAAGAAAACCTCCATATTTGTCAATAACCTGTTTGTAGATTATTGTAATGTTGCCTGGGATTATACTGAGCTTCGCAGGCCTGCATCCGCAATAAAATATATCGGCGAAGCGGACAGGCTTAGAAAGAAGCACCCCGGTGTCATTTTTGCTGATAATGATGTGATCTACCAGAAGACCCTGGCAGCGTTGTATCAATTACAGGGCAAGCATAATGCGGCGATCAGCGCGTTGAAACAGGTCGCCCATCTGCAGGAGGATATTTATCAAACGCAAAATGCGCAGACAATTGCGGAGATGAATGCCCTGTATCAGTTACAGGCAAAAGACAGGTCTATTCATGCGTTGAACGAAAATATTCAGATCAATAAGCTGCAGTTGCAGCAGAACCGTTTATGGCTTGTTGTTTCGGTATTAGGTGTTGTATCGCTGGGGATGACATTGCTCTTCCTGTTCTATAGTTTTCGCCAGCGGCGCCTCCGGGAAGAGAAGGAGAAATTGCTGCTGCAGCAGAAATTATTGCGAACTCAGATGGAGCCTCATTTTATCTTCAATACACTCTCCGCTGTACAGAGTTTTGTACGGTTGGATAAGAAGGAAGACGCCATCAAATATCTGAGCCGTTTTAGTCGCCTGCTGCGGAGCAGCCTGGAATTGAGCCGGGAAGATCTGGTTCCGCTGAGTGAAGAGATCGATACCCTGGAAAATTACCTGAGCCTGCAACAGATGCGTAGCGAAGACGCCTTTACCTATCGTATTATGCCTCCTCAGGAACAGGATCTGAGTGCCATCATGCTGCCGCCGATGCTGATCCAACCTTATGTGGAGAACGCTATTTTGCATGGTATTGATCTCCATACAGGCGAAGGAAATATTGATATCCGTTTACAAATAGAAGAAGAGATCCTGATTGTCAGCATAACTGACAGCGGTAAAATACAAATGGAGGATAGCAGGCGTTCGCACCGATCGCTGTCGGGCATTATCAGCCGCGAGCGGATACAGCTGCTGGGACGGAAAGCCAGCGTGCAGGCAGCAAAGGATGCAGGCGGTTCGGGTACTGTGGTGACGTTGAAAATCCCGGTGGCAGATGCCTGA
- a CDS encoding LytR/AlgR family response regulator transcription factor, producing MITIAIIEDEPAVRKEISYLIQQETDTVLSGWADNVRSAQKLIEEKRPDVILLDIQLRDGTAFDLLKELNPIPQNIIFITAYNHFAIKAIKYGALDYLLKPIDQTELKEALERFRRRRENNPQWMQQLSLTQESIEAEELPENIVLNSLNNMRIVRVQDIIYCKGDGPYTFFFLNNGTKELISKPLKYYEDLLPAPYFLRTHQSYLVNRQYVTGVSRSEYIVLKNSEEIPISIRRKSSILALLLSEK from the coding sequence ATGATCACCATCGCCATTATTGAAGACGAACCCGCAGTGCGGAAAGAAATCAGTTATCTCATACAACAGGAGACGGATACAGTTCTTTCGGGATGGGCAGACAATGTCCGTTCAGCGCAAAAGTTAATAGAGGAAAAGCGCCCTGACGTTATCCTGCTGGATATACAGCTTCGTGACGGGACGGCCTTTGATTTGCTTAAAGAGCTCAATCCCATTCCGCAAAACATCATATTTATAACGGCATACAACCATTTTGCTATCAAAGCAATCAAGTATGGCGCGCTCGACTATCTGCTGAAACCGATCGACCAGACAGAACTGAAAGAAGCTCTGGAACGTTTCCGTCGCCGGCGTGAGAACAATCCGCAATGGATGCAGCAGTTATCGCTGACACAGGAATCGATAGAGGCGGAAGAACTGCCGGAAAATATTGTGCTGAACTCTCTCAATAATATGCGGATCGTTCGGGTACAGGATATCATATATTGTAAAGGCGATGGCCCGTATACATTTTTCTTCCTCAATAACGGTACAAAAGAGCTTATTTCCAAACCCCTGAAATATTATGAAGATTTATTGCCTGCGCCCTATTTCCTGCGCACTCACCAGTCTTATTTAGTGAACAGGCAGTATGTTACAGGCGTGAGCCGTTCCGAATACATTGTATTGAAAAATAGTGAAGAGATCCCTATTTCTATCCGGCGGAAAAGCAGCATATTAGCCCTACTTTTATCAGAAAAATGA
- a CDS encoding GLPGLI family protein, whose translation MTKHLLSCLLLCCAWSVQAQKLHAVYEYIPSSAATFREHVYFEKGTRIAVRDSVPVASNAGKGNEANDEISSSFSMVLNNGTNYRNIVIQKNDKKSLIETRSLEGKNYLVTDKFPGLVWNTDYSETDSIGKFVCRKATAEYRGTTLIAYYTDEIPVPAGPYKFGGLPGLIVMLHNESANPNYWLLQELNYPYSGNIPVNEKYINSLPKLSLEEYVRKEEAQTEQQMRIMQSKMPVIDGVTVERHKVRGAVEQVYEWEQGKEK comes from the coding sequence ATGACAAAACACCTTTTATCTTGTTTACTACTCTGCTGTGCCTGGAGTGTGCAGGCACAGAAATTACATGCAGTGTATGAATACATTCCTTCATCTGCCGCAACATTCCGGGAACATGTCTATTTCGAAAAAGGAACCAGGATTGCTGTTCGCGATTCTGTTCCTGTGGCGTCCAATGCTGGAAAAGGAAACGAAGCGAATGACGAAATATCTTCGAGCTTCTCAATGGTATTGAATAATGGCACGAACTACCGGAATATTGTCATACAGAAAAACGATAAAAAAAGCCTGATTGAAACCCGCTCTCTGGAGGGGAAGAATTATTTGGTGACCGACAAATTTCCCGGCCTCGTGTGGAACACTGATTACAGTGAGACCGACAGCATCGGTAAATTCGTCTGCCGGAAGGCGACGGCCGAATATCGTGGAACTACATTAATTGCTTATTATACAGATGAAATCCCCGTACCTGCCGGTCCTTATAAATTCGGGGGCCTTCCCGGCCTGATCGTCATGTTGCATAACGAAAGTGCGAACCCCAACTATTGGCTGCTGCAGGAGCTAAACTATCCTTATTCGGGCAATATCCCCGTAAATGAAAAATACATAAACTCCCTGCCTAAATTATCCTTAGAGGAATATGTAAGGAAAGAGGAAGCGCAGACAGAGCAGCAAATGCGCATCATGCAAAGTAAAATGCCGGTGATAGATGGCGTAACTGTAGAAAGACACAAAGTGCGGGGCGCTGTGGAGCAGGTATATGAATGGGAACAAGGAAAGGAAAAATGA
- a CDS encoding carboxypeptidase regulatory-like domain-containing protein: protein MGTRKGKMNSGPSPFWLLLVGMWLITFRAQAQVLISGEVTSGGKPVGGVRVDLRLPGATGFLGYTFTSQEGKYQLRTQQSGKLSLHFRALSYKPVIKEIGITQQDTVVNIELVAGGVEQLQEVVINARRPYRIGKDTIELDVKSFLRGDERTVEDLLKKIPGLNVGTDGSIKIGEKEVEKVMVEGDDFFEKGYRLLTQNMSVQPLDKVQVLQRYSNNKHLKGIENSDKVALNLQLKENSRSRWLGSLSASGSVTEPLFYQGSINLMNFGKRSKYYVLGSANNNGVDAVSSINNLLYPGQSDEPGQIGIGVMTPTLIDYTPDLPDFDYKRTNFNHDRLLSFNTILNPSKNFKIKWLGFANPTKKSFYRNTVQEYHIEDIQFTNTELYKFHKKTDNYFSRLELQYDINTRATLTYTGNLGSLGRNDSGDLLFNGSGTAELTKTQGILTNHNLTHTFKLSPREAIVSSARWILQKSPLDYSIDEYYYEDLFQVGGIANINQHAENNLQYMGVTSHYVRRQKGGDYIEFAIANEYKDQELVSDFVLLTEDGSAIRTGGFSNQLSLVTNNTSVMAKYTVKRRKWEWTPLLNTGFVHSSLHTYGTTKRRENWLISPGLLTKWTLNPKGKLEAQLSFSQTNTQLMEVVPNYFNTGIRNFVKGLDNMATLSSSEGTLMYSYGNMLDKFFANFSIGYRTMFDYISNQSMISPSYNLTKQVLLKDKKNWSYNAQFNYYVTPLGGNFKLDAGAEFSDYETGIAGVGNRQIHSGSHNYGLSFKSVWRSKVNIYTGSSLQFTSFRSESTSRLKNTYSFLNIFFKATADIQAHLKNEVYRFGDFLSQTPKTYYFSDLSFSYDVKKIKTRFDISARNLFNNRYFKNAVITDTYRAVTEYRLLPRYISIGLDHSF from the coding sequence ATGGGAACAAGGAAAGGAAAAATGAACAGTGGTCCGTCGCCGTTCTGGCTGTTACTTGTCGGCATGTGGCTGATTACTTTTCGGGCCCAGGCCCAGGTGCTGATCAGTGGTGAAGTGACTTCCGGTGGCAAGCCTGTCGGAGGGGTACGGGTAGACCTGCGCCTGCCCGGCGCCACGGGATTTCTGGGGTACACATTCACGAGCCAGGAAGGAAAATACCAGTTACGTACACAACAGAGCGGAAAACTGTCCCTGCATTTCAGGGCACTCAGCTACAAACCCGTTATTAAGGAAATAGGGATCACACAACAAGACACTGTAGTGAACATAGAACTGGTAGCGGGCGGTGTTGAACAGCTCCAGGAGGTGGTTATCAATGCACGGCGTCCTTACCGGATTGGCAAAGACACCATTGAGCTGGATGTTAAATCGTTCCTGCGGGGCGACGAGCGCACAGTTGAAGATCTGCTGAAAAAGATCCCCGGATTGAATGTCGGCACCGATGGCAGCATCAAAATCGGAGAGAAAGAGGTAGAGAAAGTGATGGTAGAAGGAGATGACTTTTTCGAAAAAGGATACCGCCTGCTCACACAAAACATGTCTGTACAACCCCTGGATAAAGTACAGGTATTACAACGTTATTCGAATAATAAACATCTCAAAGGAATTGAAAATTCCGATAAGGTAGCCCTGAACCTGCAGCTCAAAGAAAACAGCAGGAGCCGGTGGCTGGGGTCGCTTTCAGCGTCGGGCTCGGTAACAGAACCCCTGTTTTACCAGGGCAGTATCAACCTGATGAACTTCGGAAAAAGAAGTAAGTATTACGTGCTGGGCTCGGCCAACAACAATGGCGTAGATGCGGTAAGCAGCATAAACAACCTGCTGTATCCGGGGCAAAGCGATGAACCCGGACAGATCGGCATTGGGGTAATGACGCCGACACTTATCGACTATACTCCCGATTTACCGGACTTTGATTATAAAAGGACAAATTTCAACCACGACCGGCTACTATCCTTCAATACTATCCTGAATCCGTCAAAAAACTTCAAAATAAAATGGCTGGGATTTGCTAATCCGACAAAAAAATCGTTCTACCGCAATACGGTGCAGGAATATCATATCGAGGATATACAATTTACGAACACAGAACTTTATAAATTCCACAAAAAAACAGATAATTACTTTTCGAGGCTGGAATTGCAGTATGATATCAATACCAGGGCGACCCTCACCTACACCGGAAATTTGGGCTCGCTTGGCAGGAATGATAGCGGCGACCTTTTGTTTAACGGATCGGGCACCGCAGAACTGACCAAAACCCAGGGTATTCTTACCAACCACAACCTGACGCATACTTTTAAACTTTCGCCGAGGGAAGCGATAGTTAGTTCTGCCCGCTGGATCTTACAGAAATCGCCGCTGGATTACAGTATAGACGAATACTATTATGAGGATCTTTTTCAGGTTGGCGGTATTGCAAATATAAACCAGCATGCTGAAAATAACCTTCAATACATGGGCGTTACGTCACACTATGTACGCAGGCAAAAAGGGGGAGATTATATCGAATTCGCCATCGCCAATGAATATAAGGACCAGGAGCTGGTCTCAGACTTTGTTCTGCTGACAGAGGATGGCAGCGCGATCAGAACCGGGGGATTTTCCAACCAGCTTAGTCTTGTCACTAATAATACCAGTGTGATGGCCAAGTACACGGTGAAGCGCAGGAAATGGGAATGGACACCTCTCCTGAATACAGGATTCGTTCACAGCAGCTTACACACTTACGGCACTACGAAGCGGCGGGAAAACTGGCTGATTTCTCCAGGCTTGTTAACGAAATGGACACTAAATCCGAAGGGGAAGCTGGAAGCACAACTTTCGTTCAGCCAAACCAATACCCAGCTGATGGAAGTGGTTCCTAACTATTTTAATACCGGCATCCGGAACTTTGTAAAGGGGCTGGATAATATGGCCACACTGAGCAGTTCTGAAGGCACACTAATGTATTCTTATGGGAATATGCTCGATAAGTTTTTTGCCAATTTCTCGATTGGTTACCGGACAATGTTCGACTATATCAGCAACCAGAGCATGATAAGCCCCAGCTATAACCTGACAAAGCAGGTATTACTGAAAGATAAGAAAAACTGGTCCTACAATGCTCAGTTCAACTATTATGTAACGCCGTTGGGCGGAAATTTCAAGCTGGATGCAGGTGCTGAATTCTCTGATTATGAAACAGGCATCGCCGGGGTAGGAAACCGGCAAATCCATTCGGGATCGCATAATTACGGTCTGTCTTTCAAAAGTGTATGGAGGTCCAAAGTGAATATATATACAGGCTCCAGCCTGCAGTTTACATCTTTCCGAAGTGAAAGCACTTCCCGGTTGAAAAACACCTATAGTTTCCTTAATATTTTCTTCAAAGCCACTGCCGATATACAGGCCCACCTGAAAAATGAGGTTTACCGGTTCGGTGATTTTCTTTCTCAAACTCCCAAAACATATTATTTTTCTGATCTCTCATTTTCCTATGATGTTAAAAAGATCAAAACGAGATTCGATATCAGCGCCAGAAACCTGTTCAATAACCGCTATTTTAAGAATGCAGTGATAACAGATACCTATCGTGCTGTAACAGAATACAGGCTGCTCCCAAGATATATATCCATCGGACTGG